From Tubulanus polymorphus chromosome 9, tnTubPoly1.2, whole genome shotgun sequence, a single genomic window includes:
- the LOC141910600 gene encoding carboxypeptidase B-like, with the protein MQYWIINLVLTVSCGALVVSCEQRFDGYKLLAVEAASEFDERVIDQLIANEQVDAWSKPKVGHPGLISVNPVVFDNVTAELIQYGINFNVTLDNLQRNFDEQKASTGGFRTAHSKYLRYSEIVRFIEDKVRQNEYYMPIAKFSVGKTVEGRDIFGIKIGMDNAAKAIWIDGGIHAREWISPATMVYTIDKIISLFSNRDPLITAMIFNTQIIIVPVLNPDGYEYTWSTYRLWRKNRRVGRSCDGVDLNRNWGYHWMEQGASSSECSQIYAGPSAMSEPETKAVAKFILSRKNQIKMYLSFHAYGQYFLTPWGYGRVYPDDFSDLRRVAQNAVNAIRDANGPVYSMGTSAILLYPAAGGSDDWAKGVAGIKYSYTIELPDNGRYGFALPPRYIEPVGRETWPAFVSLFKHVLNDDE; encoded by the exons ATGCAGTACTGGATTATCAATTTAGTTTTAACTGTTTCGTGTGGGGCGCTAGTAGTCTCGTGCGAACAACGATTCGATGG GTATAAACTATTGGCGGTTGAAGCTGCCTCAGAATTCGACGAAAGAGTTATCGATCAACTGATAGCTAATGAACAG GTAGACGCTTGGAGTAAACCTAAGGTAGGACATCCAGGGTTGATTAGCGTCAATCCAGTAGTATTTGATAATGTAACGGCCGAGCTGATTCAATAcggaattaatttcaatgtaacACTCGACAATCTTCAAAG AAATTTCGACGAACAGAAAGCTTCGACTGGGGGATTCCGGACAGCGCATTCAAAATATCTCCGATACAGCGAG ATTGTGAGGTTTATAGAAGATAAAGTAAGACAGAATGAATACTATATGCCGATAGCAAAATTCAGCGTCGGAAAAACAGTTGAAGGTCGCGATATTTTCGGAATAAAG ATAGGTATGGATAATGCCGCTAAAGCTATATGGATTGACGGAGGCATCCACGCCAGAGAATGGATTTCTCCAGCTACTATGGTTTATACTATCGATAAG ataATTTCGTTATTTTCGAATCGAGACCCGTTGATAACGGCAATGATTTTCAACACGCAGATTATAATAGTTCCGGTGCTGAATCCAGATGGTTATGAATATACCTGGTCTACG TATCGTTTATGGCGCAAGAACAGACGGGTAGGAAGATCTTGCGATGGTGTAGATTTAAACCGTAACTGGGGTTATCATTGGATGG AGCAAGGAGCCAGTTCGTCAGAATGTTCACAGATTTATGCCGGACCCAGCGCCATGTCTGAACCGGAAACTAAAGCCGTCGCGAAATTCATTCTGTCGcgtaaaaatcaaatcaaaatgtaTTTATCATTCCACGCGTACGGGCAATATTTCCTGACCCCCTGGGGATATGGTAGAGTTTACCCTGATGATTTTTCTGACCTG AGACGAGTAGCCCAAAACGCCGTGAACGCTATCCGAGACGCTAACGGACCTGTCTATAGTATGGGTACTTCAGCTATTCTGTTAT acCCGGCGGCAGGGGGCTCTGATGATTGGGCGAAAGGTGTCGCTGGTATCAAGTATTCATATACGATAGAGTTACCGGATAATGGACGGTACGGGTTCGCGTTACCGCCCAGGTATATCGAACCTGTAGGACGTGAAACTTGGCCCGCTTTCGTTTCCTTATTCAAACACGTGTTAAACGACGACGAATAA